Proteins from one Anopheles nili chromosome 2, idAnoNiliSN_F5_01, whole genome shotgun sequence genomic window:
- the LOC128721791 gene encoding allatotropins-like, with amino-acid sequence MMKLSIYKLMLFVVLSAVMLCCQTSEAGPARQLASLAARASKIPRSIRAPFRNSEMMTARGFGKRRAPIGVSFGSGRPSHHTVSVVDGEQAEFGKLMEDLAGFEQNDPQQQQIAGEQENSFPLEWFANEMSTNPTLAKSILQRFVDTNRDGLLETSELMPGTGASTNDVTDLF; translated from the exons ATGATGAAGTTGTCCATCTACAAACTGATGCTGTTCGTCGTTCTCTCGGCGGTGATGCTCTGCTGTCAGACATCTGAGGCAGGACCTGCGCGCCAGCTGGCAAGTTTGGCGGCACGAGCCTCAAAGATTCCGCGCTCCATTCGGGCCCCGTTCCGGAACTCGGAAATGATGACAGCCAGAGGATTCGGCAAGCGCCGAGCTCCGATCGGTGTCAGCTTTGGTAGTGGGCGACCATCACACCACACCGTGTCAGTTGTCGACGGTGAACAGGCTGAATTTGGCAAATTGATGGAGGATCTCGCCGGGTTCGAGCAGAACGAtcctcagcaacagcagatcGCGGGCGAGCAGGAAAACAG CTTCCCGTTGGAGTGGTTTGCTAACGAGATGTCGACTAACCCAACGTTGGCGAAATCGATTCTGCAACGCTTTGTCGATACCAATCGCGATGGGCTACTGGAGACGAGTGAGCTGATGCCGGGAACCGGGGCTAGTACGAACGATGTCACCGATCTGTTCTAA
- the LOC128732293 gene encoding uncharacterized protein LOC128732293 has protein sequence MNAFHSLVTVVLCCVALVTGESGLKFSFEDGMPDVRCPQNDNPMNPIHLPVANDCGKFQKCFNGRAFTISCPPGQEFGMQLQRCDYPVFAQCRKGYVQPQPAGFVYEIGQTDARCPRFDDPFHPAHLAHPTDCKRFFKCFDGRAYELECPDGQEWGKELNRCDYAFLARCSTGGRQDQPGAEEEKQKETEIENAQDTESNESGSAGEGSHSSESKESKEYVKPAKAEFTYNAGVNDVRCPKFDDPFRPIHLAHPTDCRKFLKCFDGRAYTIECPPGQEFGMRINRCDYPQFAQCSMTNGRKSLRKAATKDDYYYDDYYEEEDIPLDSTEWTPEQREMIAGTQDSRCPDIDDPATPVHFIHSKDCGKFYKCYDGRAYLIQCPTGQHWSVRYDRCDYPKVAKCTIRGS, from the exons ATGAACG CGTTTCATTCATTGGTGACCGTAGTCCTGTGCTGTGTGGCACTCGTTACCGGCGAGTCGGGGCTGAAGTTCAGCTTCGAGGATGGCATGCCGGACGTGCGCTGCCCGCAGAACGATAACCCGATGAACCCGATCCATCTGCCAGTGGCAAACGATTGCGGTAAGTTCCAGAAGTGCTTCAATGGCCGTGCCTTCACGATCAGCTGCCCACCTGGGCAGGAATTCGGGATGCAGCTGCAACGGTGTGACTACCCGGTGTTCGCCCAGTGCCGAAAGGGATACGTTCAACCGCAACCGGCAGGATTCGTCTACGAGATCGGGCAAACCGATGCGCGGTGTCCACGATTTGATGATCCGTTCCATCCGGCACATTTGGCGCATCCGACCGATTGTAAGCGCTTTTTCAAGTGCTTCGATGGGCGCGCGTACGAGCTCGAGTGTCCAGATGGGCAGGAATGGGGTAAGGAGCTGAACCGATGTGATTACGCGTTTCTGGCGCGTTGTTCCACCGGTGGACGTCAGGATCAGCCTGGTGCCGAGGAGGAAAAGCAGAAGGAAACCGAGATCGAGAACGCACAGGACACGGAAAGCAACGAGAGCGGCTCAGCAGGTGAAGGAAGTCACTCATCAGAATCGAAGGAATCGAAAGAGTACGTCAAACCAGCCAAGGCCGAGTTTACCTACAACGCCGGAGTGAATGACGTGCGGTGTCCGAAATTCGACGACCCGTTCCGCCCGATTCATCTCGCACATCCGACCGACTGCCGGAAGTTCCTGAAGTGCTTTGATGGTCGTGCGTACACCATCGAATGTCCGCCCGGACAGGAGTTTGGTATGCGCATCAACCGCTGCGATTACCCGCAGTTCGCCCAGTGCTCGATGACGAACGGACGCAAGAGCTTGCGCAAGGCGGCCACTAAAGACGACTACTACTACGACGATTACTACGAGGAGGAAGACATCCCACTCGATTCGACCGAATGGACGCCGGAACAGCGGGAAATGATCGCAGGTACACAGGATTCACGCTGCCCGGACATCGATGATCCAGCCACGCCGGTTCACTTCATCCACTCGAAGGACTGTGGAAAGTTCTACAAGTGCTATGATGGACGTGCCTATCTGATCCAGTGTCCGACCGGGCAGCACTGGAGCGTCCGGTATGATCGGTGCGACTACCCGAAGGTGGCGAAATGTACCATCCGTGGTAGTTAG
- the LOC128729337 gene encoding uncharacterized protein LOC128729337, with protein sequence QQQQLQQQQQQLQQQQQLQQQQQLQQQQQQLQQQQQQQQNHQIHEQQQQVVPVPMQRPSAIQKPPQRPQIREQPSNVNRRPEVQHGSAYDEDDDEDVRVYEKPVIRVDSRCPRTDDPAKPVHFPSTTSCVKFQKCYNGIAYEMSCPLGLEFDSLSNRCEYAAQANCSIR encoded by the coding sequence cagcagcaacaactgcaacagcagcaacagcagttgcaacaacagcagcaactgcagcagcagcagcaactgcagcagcagcagcaacaactacaacaacaacaacaacagcaacaaaatcaCCAGATtcacgagcagcaacagcaggttGTGCCCGTTCCTATGCAAAGACCATCAGCAATTCAAAAGCCACCTCAACGTCCTCAGATTCGCGAACAACCGTCAAACGTGAACCGTCGACCGGAGGTGCAACACGGATCGGCCTATGATgaagacgatgacgaggacgtGCGTGTCTACGAGAAGCCAGTTATTCGAGTTGACTCACGTTGTCCTCGTACCGATGATCCGGCCAAACCGGTGCACTTCCCGAGCACCACCAGTTGTGTAAAGTTTCAGAAGTGCTATAATGGTATCGCCTACGAGATGAGTTGCCCACTTGGGCTGGAGTTTGATTCATTGAGTAACCGCTGCGAATATGCAGCTCAGGCAAACTGTTCAATTCGGTAA
- the LOC128729345 gene encoding uncharacterized protein LOC128729345: protein MCAVSHLGTFLVVILSFGTIIGATYLERPLWLADKGKPMTAPFAYGDLFARQGQLEQQQGFPELIISPRPAVPVSDKDEHQQWSQHREQEIPGQRPVLERSQSNKPSVENVAEEYFGSSNLNVQARKPFVGQSEMGGGQPSIPNPQEQQTEYQKTYFLPTQPELNDFKSSQLKPEREQHPSDAQPWKQSGLSWEDSQGSTNQMQNHRQEGQDAYQPSLMRPDAYQPGQPKPDAERQLSYYGQQLSQPNWQGSQPSEPKPELVKPKPVDLQPAPEVGFETQYQQHRTQDGQRPLKPNQVRPDAQQASQSRPDFGPQMALFGQQPFQSGQPRPDGGYQMPNFGQWSGEGQQHFPSNQPNIEKLMPNVPKPFQPKPQEFQLVPQEPEKGYQMSYQLPRPQEEQSPYKPKPVRPDAYQPSQPKPDAEPQLPFNGQWPHDGPQPFKPTQPKPVNERPVQYWGQAPTNEQSTVQSQKPSEIAKPQLENKPPAFQNSPNYPYQQPFEGNQAPFPLEQGAPGSLFGSQSPVKPRYPGEQAIDTPWQASPPNRAPQPQVNRQPQPQRNPERPIRPAEREQEQTQYQPNRMPTNPWEMQNQQQQQQYQEQQYEPQLQNQHKQQQNQQQQQQQQQYQLQQQQQQQLLQQQLQQQHQQLQQQQKLQQQ from the exons ATGTGTGCTGTTAGCCATCTAGGAACATTCCTTGTGGTGATCCTATCGTTCGGAACCATAATCGGGGCCACGTATCTTGAGCGTCCATTATGGCTGGCGGATAAGGGCAAACCAATGACTGCCCCATTCGCCTACGGTGATTTGTTCGCCCGTCAGGGCCAGTTGGAACAACAACAAGGTTTTCCAGAATTGATTATTTCTCCTCGTCCGGCTGTACCGGTTAGCGACAAAGACGAACATCAGCAATGGTCGCAGCATCGCGAGCAAGAGATCCCTGGACAACGTCCTGTGCTTGAGCGTTCGCAATCGAACAAACCATCGGTTGAAAACGTTGCCGAAGAATATTTTGGATCGAGCAATCTAAACGTTCAAGCGCGAAAACCATTCGTGGGTCAAAGCGAAATGGGAGGTGGTCAGCCTTCGATTCCAAACCCACAAGAGCAGCAGACTGAATATCAAAAGACGTACTTTCTTCCCACTCAACCGGAGTTAAATGATTTTAAGTCGAGCCAGCTTAAACCTGAACGAGAACAGCATCCCTCTGACGCGCAGCCGTGGAAACAGTCTGGTCTGTCCTGGGAAGATTCCCAAGGTTCTACGAATCAGATGCAAAACCACCGTCAAGAGGGACAAGACGCCTATCAGCCGAGCCTAATGCGACCTGATGCGTACCAACCAGGCCAACCTAAACCGGATGCCGAGCGGCAACTGTCGTATTATGGGCAACAATTGAGCCAGCCGAATTGGCAAGGCTCTCAGCCCAGCGAGCCGAAACCTGAATTGGTCAAACCGAAGCCGGTTGATTTGCAACCAGCACCTGAGGTAGGATTTGAAACGCAGTACCAGCAGCATCGGACGCAGGACGGACAACGGCCACTTAAACCAAACCAAGTAAGACCCGATGCTCAGCAAGCCAGCCAATCCAGACCTGATTTTGGTCCACAAATGGCGCTGTTTGGACAGCAACCTTTCCAATCGGGTCAACCAAGGCCTGATGGTGGGTATCAAATGCCTAACTTTGGGCAGTGGTCCGGCGAAGGACAACAACATTTCCCTTCGAACCAGCCAAACATAGAGAAGCTCATGCCGAACGTTCCGAAACCTTTCCAACCTAAGCCCCAAGAATTTCAGCTGGTCCCTCAGGAGCCCGAAAAAGGGtatcaaatgtcatatcagcTCCCACGTCCCCAAGAGGAACAGTCTCCGTACAAACCGAAGCCGGTGCGGCCAGATGCATACCAACCAAGCCAACCGAAACCTGACGCAGAACCTCAGCTGCCATTCAATGGCCAATGGCCGCATGATGGGCCTCAGCCTTTCAAGCCAACTCAGCCGAAGCCAGTGAACGAACGTCCGGTGCAGTACTGGGGACAGGCTCCGACAAATGAGCAGTCTACAGTTCAATCACAAAAGCCATCGGAAATAGCGAAGCCACAACTGGAAAACAAACCTCCTGCCTTCCAAAACTCGCCAAACTATCCATACCAGCAGCCTTTTGAAGGAAATCAAGCACCTTTCCCGCTGGAACAGGGAGCTCCCGGAAGTTTGTTTGGATCGCAGTCGCCAGTGAAACCGAGGTACCCGGGTGAACAAGCCATTGATACTCCTTGGCAAGCCTCGCCGCCTAACCGAGCTCCTCAGCCGCAAGTAAACCGTCAGCCTCAACCTCAGCGGAATCCGGAACGACCGATTCGTCCTGCCGAGCGTGAGCAAGAACAAACGCAATACCAACCTAATCGCATGCCAACGAATCCCTGGGAGATGCaaaatcagcagcagcagcagcaatatcAAGAGCAACAGTATGAGCCACAGCTACAAAATCAACATAAGCAGCAACagaaccaacagcagcagcagcaacaacagcagtatcagttacagcagcagcaacagcaacaactgctgcaacagcaa ttgcaacagcagcatcaacaactgcagcagcaacaaaaactacagcagcaa
- the LOC128729347 gene encoding mucin-2-like, whose product MNAILAVALCVIAGVSAQYNYQGDIGVPQNYYSNQYNSGYNGQYNNQYQGQYNGQQMTGPTKAIADPRCPRTDDPMRPVHLPYNGNCAKFLKCTGGMGFVMDCPAGLDFSARMNRCDYPGVAQCPFIVFAAIVSAVAAFPQYPEYYSNVQEPRFEPYYAPQQMEPQYQPQYQPQGEKLSPDGYKIVPGVVDARCPRADDPIKPVHLAVNGNCHKFMKCFGGRAYEMDCPAGNTYLLTCLAGYHFSPITLRCEPPEEALCDPDFATTISSVPNEPTLPTTPSPTYPSDATTTVTTMESTSPPTTTTTMETTYETTSTSMVSTEHPTDTTVTGSSQSPETTTTGQLTTDTTFTVPTVPTAAPPTVPTAPPSTTTTPVSTTETETTGTTTVMSSTEIDETSTQSSSTTSATSEPTPTDEPGSSVTEPEITQSIGSIALHVNAQGKLDPRCPLVDNPNNPTQLPHETDCGLFYTCSWGYAYLKQCPVGQHFSVALQRCENPYVAQCTLSGGTTTTGATLPTTTTTTTTTTTTTTTTALPTTTTTQPTTTTTTTAAPTTTTGSPTVPTPVPTAPTPGSTTSTTSASTVTTTPTTSSTTAATTSTTSATSAIPTAPTLASSSTVASVTTTTPVGSQTTVPTAPTPTQTVPTAPTPGTATATTSQVTTTQSNTIPTVPTAGPPTVPTAAF is encoded by the exons ATGAACG CCATTCTTGCGGTAGCATTGTGCGTCATCGCTGGAGTCTCGGCTCAGTACAACTACCAAGGGGATATTGGAGTTCCCCAGAACTACTACAGCAACCAGTACAACTCCGGTTACAACGGCCAGTACAACAACCAGTACCAAGGCCAGTACAATGGTCAGCAAATGACTGGACCTACTAAGGCCATCGCTGATCCTCGTTGCCCACGCACGGATGATCCGATGCGCCCGGTTCACCTGCCGTACAACGGCAACTGCGCCAAGTTCTTGAAGTGTACCGGGGGCATGGGCTTCGTCATGGACTGCCCTGCTGGACTGGACTTCAGTGCCCGCATGAACCGTTGCGATTATCCGGGTGTGGCTCAGTGCC CTTTTATCGTTTTTGCTGCCATCGTGTCGGCCGTTGCCGCTTTCCCGCAGTACCCCGAGTACTACAGCAACGTCCAGGAGCCTCGCTTCGAGCCGTACTACGCCCCACAGCAAATGGAGCCCCAGTACCAGCCGCAATACCAGCCCCAGGGCGAGAAGCTGAGCCCGGACGGTTACAAGATTGTGCCCGGAGTCGTTGATGCCCGCTGTCCCCGTGCCGACGATCCGATCAAGCCGGTCCACCTGGCCGTCAACGGAAACTGCCACAAGTTCATGAAGTGCTTCGGTGGCCGTGCCTACGAGATGGACTGCCCGGCTG GGAACACATATCTGCTGACGTGTTTGGCTGGGTATCACTTCTCACCCATTACGTTGCGATGTGAGCCTCCGGAAGAGGCGCTATGTGATCCGGATTTTGCAACAACAATATCAAGCGTGCCAAATGAACCGACGCTTCCGACAACGCCAAGTCCCACGTATCCATCCGATGCGACTACCACAGTTACGACAATGGAATCAACTTCACCGcccacaacaacaactacaatGGAAACAACCTACGAGACCACGAGTACGTCTATGGTGTCCACGGAGCATCCAACCGATACCACAGTTACCGGATCCTCGCAATCTCCGGAGACAACGACAACCGGACAATTGACCACCGATACAACCTTCACGGTTCCGACCGTTCCTACTGCTGCACCTCCCACGGTACCAACTGCGCCACCATCTACGACAACCACGCCAGTTTCAACGacggaaaccgaaaccacAGGAACAACGACGGTCATGAGTTCCACAGAAATCGACGAAACCAGTACACAGAGTTCCAGTACTACCAGTGCTACTAGTGAACCTACACCAACTGATGAACCTGGATCTTCAGTCACGGAGCCAGAAATTACACAATCTA TCGGTTCGATTGCTTTGCACGTGAACGCGCAAGGAAAGTTGGATCCTCGCTGCCCCCTAGTGGATAACCCGAACAACCCAACCCAGCTGCCACACGAAACCGACTGCGGCCTGTTCTATACCTGCTCGTGGGGCTATGCATACTTGAAGCAATGTCCAGTAGGCCAACACTTCTCTGTTGCCCTTCAGCGGTGCGAGAATCCGTACGTCGCACAATGCACCCTCAGTGGAGGTACTACCACGACGGGAGCTACTCTGCcaacaactacaacaacaactacgacaacaacaacaaccactacCACAACTGCCCTCCCAACTACCACGACGACCCAGCCCACTACGACGACAACTACGACAGCGGCTCCAACTACCACGACGGGATCTCCAACCGTTCCGACTCCGGTACCAACGGCTCCTACTCCAGGATCTACAACATCGACGACCAGCGCCAGTACGGTAACCACCACCCCTACCACCAGCTCTACCACTGCGGCTACTACGTCTACTACGTCTGCCACGTCCGCGATACCAACGGCTCCCACCCTGGCGTCTTCATCTACCGTGGCAAGTGTGACGACCACGACTCCTGTCGGTTCCCAAACCACGGTTCCTACGGCTCCAACACCGACGCAGACAGTGCCGACCGCTCCGACGCCAGGAACTGCGACTGCTACAACGTCCCAAGTGACCACTACGCAGAGTAACACAATTCCGACGGTTCCCACGGCTGGACCTCCTACGGTTCCAACTGCCGCATTCTAG
- the LOC128729360 gene encoding mucin-2-like: MARLRWVVCATSFIVMSLMQGSDALNTCPKGSTMEHPADCQKYLECMDNKLMLLTCSDDYYNATSGSCSAYAPSDCDLRKEQPNLARSDGTYLGYAVVDPCAPYRPGFKLPHPENCQKFYQCTQSGAALFNCPANLKFHAVLKVCVWPQQAQCVPSSTNPPPTPSPPTPGPPISTTPSDDADDDGNLPDDLCEPGCFLDLRCSVDCDPIFPPAVFPHPSRCDAYFSCNTNGYACVRECPPGMWFSSTFQRCVSTILVENECTPYTPPECKDPVCVPHPDCPVPDTDPPTVLEHPDSSEKYYICRDGSACEMRCPPGLEWSIVTQQCDVPPGDIETTTEEPTTTTTVAPTTTTTVAPTTTTTVATTTTTTVAPTTTTTVAPTTTTTVAPTTTTTVAPTTTTTTVAPTTTTTVAPTTTTTVAPTTTTTTELTTLTTPGVDCPTCPPSNCVPDSRCPLCEKCIPTFFPHEKCDMYYKCNFGMICEMRCPPGLHFNWRENVCDWPEQAGCEFLPDVPNPPIPPPVSVCHPHPSCPAGDSTETFLPHPNDCTLFYKCSWGKACLKECPDGLHWSVTQMRCEWPFLAGCDPNIPPADPSCPTCPCVPCRSNRNRCQPSSRCPPASMPSFTISFGHERNCNQFYECLSGQACVLECPRGLEYSGGVERCDEPAKAQCNRHWGLPGGRSDDADDH; encoded by the coding sequence ATGGCCAGGCTGCGATGGGTGGTTTGTGCGACGAGCTTCATCGTGATGTCACTGATGCAAGGCAGCGACGCCTTAAATACCTGCCCGAAGGGTAGTACCATGGAGCACCCGGCCGACTGCCAGAAGTATCTGGAATGCATGGACAACAAGCTCATGCTGCTGACGTGCTCCGACGACTACTACAACGCAACGAGCGGTTCCTGTTCAGCGTATGCCCCAAGTGATTGTGACTTACGCAAAGAGCAACCGAACCTGGCCCGCAGCGACGGAACCTACCTTGGCTACGCTGTTGTGGACCCATGCGCTCCATACAGGCCTGGATTTAAATTGCCGCATCCGGAAAATTGCCAAAAGTTCTACCAATGCACTCAGTCAGGAGCAGCGCTGTTCAACTGTCCGGCAAATCTGAAGTTCCACGCCGTTTTGAAGGTTTGTGTTTGGCCACAGCAAGCGCAATGCGTTCCGAGTTCAACAAATCCGCCACCCACTCCTTCACCACCCACTCCGGGACCTCCCATTTCGACAACACCTTCCGATGATGCCGATGACGACGGTAATCTGCCGGATGATTTGTGTGAGCCTGGTTGCTTCCTCGATCTGCGATGTAGTGTCGACTGTGATCCGATCTTCCCGCCGGCTGTGTTCCCACATCCTAGCCGCTGTGATGCATACTTCAGTTGCAACACTAACGGATATGCGTGCGTACGAGAGTGTCCTCCCGGCATGTGGTTTAGTTCCACGTTTCAGAGGTGTGTAAGTACGATTTTGGTTGAAAATGAATGCACTCCATACACGCCTCCCGAATGCAAAGatcctgtgtgtgtgccgcATCCGGATTGCCCCGTCCCCGACACTGATCCTCCCACAGTACTGGAACATCCGGATAGCTCCGAAAAGTACTACATTTGCCGGGATGGTTCTGCGTGTGAAATGAGGTGTCCACCAGGACTCGAATGGAGCATTGTTACGCAACAATGCGATGTTCCTCCGGGAGATATTGAAACGACAACGGAAGAGcctacaacaacaaccacagtAGCACCCACAACAACGACCACAGTggcaccaacaacaacaaccacggTAGCAACCACAACAACGACCACAGTAGCACCCACAACAACGACCACAGTAGCACCCACAACAACGACCACAGTAGCACCCACAACAACGACCACAGTggcaccaacaacaacaacaaccacagtAGCACCCACAACAACGACCACAGTAGCACCTACAACAACGACCACAGTAGCACCCACAACAACGACCACAACGGAACTTACAACTCTAACGACACCCGGTGTAGATTGTCCTACGTGTCCACCCTCGAACTGCGTACCGGACAGTAGATGTCCTCTGTGCGAAAAATGCATACCTAcctttttcccgcacgaaAAATGCGACATGTACTATAAGTGTAACTTTGGAATGATTTGCGAAATGAGGTGTCCTCCCGGATTGCACTTCAACTGGCGCGAGAACGTGTGCGATTGGCCGGAGCAAGCAGGTTGCGAGTTTCTACCGGATGTTCCGAATCCTCCAATCCCTCCGCCAGTTTCCGTCTGCCATCCACATCCCAGCTGCCCGGCTGGTGATAGCACTGAGACGTTCCTGCCTCACCCGAACGATTGCACGCTCTTCTACAAGTGCAGCTGGGGTAAAGCCTGCCTGAAGGAATGCCCCGATGGGCTGCACTGGAGCGTTACTCAAATGCGCTGCGAATGGCCATTCCTGGCCGGGTGCGACCCCAATATACCCCCCGCCGATCCGAGCTGCCCCACGTGTCCGTGTGTGCCCTGCCGATCAAACCGGAACAGATGCCAGCCGTCTTCGCGATGCCCTCCGGCCAGCATGCCCAGCTTTACGATAAGCTTCGGTCACGAGCGCAACTGCAATCAATTCTATGAGTGCCTGTCTGGGCAGGCGTGCGTTCTCGAGTGTCCCCGCGGGCTGGAATACAGTGGTGGCGTGGAACGTTGCGATGAACCCGCTAAGGCTCAATGCAATCGCCATTGGGGTCTCCCGGGGGGTCGCTCTGACGATGCTGATGATCACTAA